GCAGTTTGTCGATGGTCAGGTCCGAACCCAGCGGTTGCACATAATTTTTCTTGGCAGGAATCCGACACACAAAGGTACCGATACGATGCCGCCCATCGGGCACATCGGGGTAGTTGAAATAATATCCGTCGCCGTACAGTTTCAGCCGAACATCGGTTTCTATTTCGTCAAATACCGCACCCGTCATGGCTTTATTGAGCCATAACACCGTCATTTCGTTCATGACAGCCTCACTCATAAACACCGAATTGGTATTTTTGACCAATATCTTTTTTATGTGAAAGCTGCTTTTGGGGCTGCGATACGAGGTCCAGGTATGCTTGGACCCCACCCACGAAAGGTTCTTTTTGATCATGGTTGGGTACGCCGCTGCCTCAGATACACCGGGCTTTCGCAGGGCATCTTCCATGACGTAGTTGTCAATGCGCACATTGTTTACGGCCTGAGTGTACAAAATAATGGCGCAGGGGTACTTGGCATAGAGGTGTTTTACGTACAGACTGTCCTTGCGCCTGTGCACGGCGGGGTCTACCTGATTTTCAAAGGTGAACGTATAAAAAGGCTTTTCAATGGGCGCATCTCCCCACACTTCTTTGTCCTGCTGCGCATACAGCGAATCAATGATCACGGCCCGGTGGGCCCCGCGCACGTTGACGCCCCACACCGCAAAATCATCTTTTTGTAAGTTCAGACAGTTAAATCCGTTGATTTCGCGAAACGCCTTGACGCGTATTCGGTCATAGCCGGTGCCGCGTTCCTGGTCATGGGTAAAGATATTGATGGCACACATCGGCATGTTTCTGAACGTAAGTGAGCCTATGTTCAGACGCGACTTGGGAGCATTGGCGGGAGCCATGATCTGAAGGAATGCTTCGCCGCCTTCGTTCAGCGGATTGGCGATATTGAGATTGTCCGTATTGCCGTCGAGCGTCAATGAGCCCGCCAACGTCAGCTCCGGAATGTTTTCAAAATGAAGTACTTTGATGCGCGTAAGGCCTTTTTGAGCCAGTAATATCGTATTTTGGAAGTGAAAATGTACCCGTTTAGGATTGACCAACTGTTTGGGAGATAAGGTAATGGGTGCAAGTGTATAGGTCTTTGCCGAAAAATTGACCCGGTCGCACACCGACAGCGCCTGTACTAACGCTTCATTGACAGGCTCCGAAGTCCCAATGATAAACCAATCAATATTAACACCCTCTGCGTAGTCAAAGACACGTTTGTACCGACCTTTAATGGCGCGATTGCTGCTCTCGAGTACTGTGCCGCCGTTGGCAGCCGACTCGCTGTCGGCCGCGTCGTATTTCCAATCGCCCTGCTTGCCGGTATCGGTGACGCGATAGGTTTTTTGGGTCGATGGATTTTTTAGGGTCATTAAACCGCGCAGGGTGATGGATTCTACCTGCGCCTGCGCTGAATACACAAGCGCGATCAGGAAAAGAAAAAAAACAGACAACGACGATTTATGCATGGGTCATACCGATGATTCTGTTTATTAACTCTGAATCACTCCCTAATCGTTTATTTTATTCCGAAAACCTTGTTGCAAAAAGAGAAAAGAGCGTTGCCGAGGGATATACCCCCTGGCGAATAAACTGATTGTACAATGTATTTCAGTTGTTCGAAGGCTAGTAATAGAATGATTGAGAGGCAATAAGCCCCTCCGATACTGCCAATTTTTTCTTTGTATAATACCGGATTGAGACACTCTTATCAATTTTAGGTAGTTTCGCATTCAATACTCAAAATCAATGCGACTACGGATATTACTTCTTTTACTCTGGATGGGCTTGAGCTGTCAAACCCCTGCCGAAAAGAAAACTTACAGTATTGGTTTCTCGCAATGCACGGGGGGCGATGAATGGCGGCGCGTTATGCTCAACGACATCAACCGGGAGTTAACGCTTTACCCTGACTTCCGATTGATCTACAAAGATGCCGCCAACAGCACAGCCACTCAACTGGCCCAAATAAAGGAATTGGTACAGCAGGATATTGACTTGCTTATTATTTCCCCCAACGAAACCTCGCCCGTTTTAACGGCGGCGATTGACGAAGTTTTTCAAAAAGGCATTCCGGTAATATTGCTCGACCGCAAAATCACCTCCGAGTCATACAATTCCTTTATCGGGGCCGATAACCTTGAAATCGGCCGTATGGTGGGGGAAGCGCTCCCCACACTCCTTAAAAAGGGCGGCAAAATAGTGGAGGTATGGGGGCTTGCGAGTTCGTCGCCCGCGCAGGAACGCCACAAAGGTCTGATAGAAGGAATTTCCAAAAAACCCGCTGTTCAGATTATCGGCCAATTGTATGGACAATGGGAACAGGATACCGCCAGAAAGGTAGCATTGGCAAATCTTGACATCCTTCGTGAAGCTGATTTAGTTTTTGCGCACAATGACGTCATGGCACTGAGTGTACAACAGGTATGTAAAGAAGCCGGTATTAGGCCACTGCCACTTTTTGTGGGTATAGACGGACTGCCCGGGCCTAAAAGCGGTTTACAAAAAATCATGGAAGGCACCCTGACGGCCACCTTTTTATACCCAACGGGCGGAGAAGAAGCTATCGAAACAGCGGCCCGAATTTTAGCGGGCAAGGCCGCAAAACGCGAATACGTACTGAACTCTATTCGGATCGACCGCAGCAATATTAAAGCCATTAAAACGCAAAGCGACAAGCTGCTGCTCCAACAACAGGATATTGAAAGTCTTAATCAGCGAATCGGCCAGCTGAACGACACCTACGCCAGTCAAAAAAATGCGTTGTATGTGATCATCACCTGCCTCGTGCTGGCTGTATTTCTGGGTATTTGGGCACTGTATTTGGTGAGAGCCAAGCAGTTGTCTAACCGAAAACTGGAGCTCCAGAATCGACAGATCAATGAGCAAAAAGATAAAATTGAGGAAGTTTCCAACAAAGCCCGTCAGGCAACGGAAGAAAAACTTCGCTTTTACTCCTACATATCTCACGAGTTCCGTACACCGCTAAGCCTGATTCTTACGCCCGTCGAAGACCTGCTCAACCAAAAAGCCATTTCACAAAAAGACCTGAAATCGGGGTTATTATATATTCAAAAAAACGCCCACCGATTGCTGCGCCTTGTAGACCAAATGCTCGACTTGCGCAAAACCGACGCCGGCCAACAACTCCTTCAGGCCTCAGAACAGGATGTTGTTCAGTTTCTGCGGGAAATTGTGACGGATTTTCAACAGAAAGCCCATAAATCAAAAATTGATTTACAATTTATCACTTCTGCCACTTTCCTCCCGCTTTGGTTTGACGCCGAAAAACTCGACAAAGTGCTGTTCA
Above is a window of Runella slithyformis DSM 19594 DNA encoding:
- a CDS encoding substrate-binding domain-containing protein; this translates as MRLRILLLLLWMGLSCQTPAEKKTYSIGFSQCTGGDEWRRVMLNDINRELTLYPDFRLIYKDAANSTATQLAQIKELVQQDIDLLIISPNETSPVLTAAIDEVFQKGIPVILLDRKITSESYNSFIGADNLEIGRMVGEALPTLLKKGGKIVEVWGLASSSPAQERHKGLIEGISKKPAVQIIGQLYGQWEQDTARKVALANLDILREADLVFAHNDVMALSVQQVCKEAGIRPLPLFVGIDGLPGPKSGLQKIMEGTLTATFLYPTGGEEAIETAARILAGKAAKREYVLNSIRIDRSNIKAIKTQSDKLLLQQQDIESLNQRIGQLNDTYASQKNALYVIITCLVLAVFLGIWALYLVRAKQLSNRKLELQNRQINEQKDKIEEVSNKARQATEEKLRFYSYISHEFRTPLSLILTPVEDLLNQKAISQKDLKSGLLYIQKNAHRLLRLVDQMLDLRKTDAGQQLLQASEQDVVQFLREIVTDFQQKAHKSKIDLQFITSATFLPLWFDAEKLDKVLFNLLSNAFKYTPKGGFIHVILQETAENVQIIIKDNGEGMSDTEKERAFDLYFSGQKKYSLGTGLGLALSREFVHLHHGEIEVTSTKNEGTTFDISLPKGDAHLMPDEKALLDKTERPTPTFWEETEVVLPTPAAEIADAATSVVLIEDNTDLSHYILDKLAKIVSIQSFTTAERGWEGILSMIPDLIICDVMLPGMDGFELTQRVKEDFRTSHIPVLLLTAKSQIDAKIEGSRAGADVYLTKPFNTTHLTETIKTMLNNRAKIQRRFSSEYVFTNENKIEKRFLNELTARIETHIADSEFSVEKLSTDMGMSRVQLYRKVHALLQMNVNDYITEIRINKAKALLRDTNKSIADVAYETGFNSAAYFTTLFRQKQQQTPSEFRKSVGV